A stretch of DNA from Triticum dicoccoides isolate Atlit2015 ecotype Zavitan chromosome 2A, WEW_v2.0, whole genome shotgun sequence:
AAGTGGACATCACTGTACTGCTTTGCAGGTTGTTATTTGCTTGATGATGCGGAAGACACTCCCACTTATGAATTATGTGAAGGTTTGTATAGTGTCATCTGTTCTTTTGTTCGTCCATAAGTTATCACCCATGTCAGCCATTTGTGTACCTTAATTATGCATTAGTACGTATCATTTTGAATAGTGGTTGTTGTATGTTTAGCATACAATTGAATTATGTGGGAGTTTATGCTGATGCTGCAGCAGCTTCTCTAGAGTAGCCAGCTTATACCAGAATCAGTGACTTAGCATGTAGTAATAGAGCCAAACACTAGTCAATTACTGGAAACGGTAAGTATATTTGTACGCCCATCTTAGTTTTACAGCTATTCGAGGCTTAAACATCTGTAAAGCCATTTCTGGCATCTCCGTTTTACGTGTGTATTTTATTTATATTTGTGGAGGAGTATCCATATAATTTGTTTTCTCTTTATgtgcatttcattctagcatttaaaatTTTGTGTGCTGTTGTTTTTCTCCTGCAGAGCCATCCTGAAATAGTTAGTCAACTTGTTGATCTTATTGGGATTACTTCTATCATGGAGGTTAGTTTACTACAATCATATTTGCCCCATCTATCAGTGGTTCCAACACTGAAAAAGCATCCCCTGGGCCTACATGCCAGTGATACACTCAGTATACTTTGTATTTTGAGTAAGATTAATTAAATCCTCCCAGAAAATTTGATAGTTTGTTGGTCCGTATTGCAGGTGTTGATTCGCTTAATCGGCGCTGATGAAACTATGTATTCAAGTTATGCGGATTCAATGCAATGGTTAGATGACATACAAGTCCTTGAGATGATTGTTGACAAGTTCAGCTCATCCGTAAGAACTAAAGATTACTTTAGCATCCAACCATGTCAATTGTTCACCTGTACTGTTTATTGGATTTTCAAACTATTTCAAAATTGTCCCTGCTGATGTTTGTCCGCACCATGCTACTCCTTAAGAAATGATGTGCCCTGAAAGGCTAGCCTTCTGCATATAATTTGATTAGCCAAAGTGCCATTGTTCTCCAaaagcaccatttgtgagttagctGAAAATTGAATAATCTTTTCTAGCAGAAACTTGCTCAAAATTCAACGTATCACTAACATATGTTATGTATATCTGATGCCTAAGGATTGATTTGACTTGGGTTTATCTATGCTTATCCGTTACTTTGGATTGGCTACAGCTCTCCAGTCTGAACTTTAATGACTGTTAACTCTTCTTTTGAAATAAATAATCACCTTCAGATGTTAGCATATTCTGTCCAGTTTCTGGTTTACATCTGCACGGTAGTTGTTGTATAGTTCTTGCTCTGCACCCATACCAATGTAAGGTCAAACAAGCGGGCTATGCCCATGTATGTTTCACCATTCTATAGCTACACCATGTCAAGTTTTAAGGTGGCTATATGTTTTCACAAGTTATGTATGAATAGCGGTCATTCTCCACTGTTGAAATTCCTCTCATTGTTTCTAGGGGATTTGCGGTTCATGCTTTTATTGTCAACGTGACTCCTTTTAATTTCCATTGCAGGATTCTGCTGAGGTTCATGCAAATGCTGCTGAAATCCTATGTGCAGTGACTAGATATGCCCCTCCAGCACTTGCTACAAAAATTTCCAGTCCTAGGTGCTTAATATTTGTGCTCTCTTACATTGTAGTACTAAACATGCTATCTTGTCTTGggatttttatagtttcattttggTATTGAGCACACCTCTGTGtattcttttcttttttacttCGCATTTGCAGTTTTGTGGGGAGATTGTTTCATCATGCTTTTGAAGATTCAAGACCTAAATCAGTGCTGGTCCACTCACTGTCAGTGTGCATATCTTTGTTAGATCCTAAGAGACTTGTATCTGCGTCCTACCAAGCTTTCCGTAGTCAGTTAAGTCATGGAACATTGGTCACTGCAAGTCCAGAAACAGTTAACGGCATGCTGGATAGCCTTGGTTAGTGGTTGCTTTAGCTATTAAGTTTTTATATCTTTTCACATGGAGAGACACCAGCTACAGTGCTTAAATGTTCATGATCTGCTGCTAGTTTTATATTATGTATCTTTCATAATCCATACTGAAATACAAATAGCAAATGATACACATAATGAAGGACTAATATAATGTGGAAAAATAAAATTGAAGGACTAGTAATTTGGCATGTGCAATGCATGTTTTACAAATATCAAGAACACGGACAATCTAAGTATCCACGAAAGCGCAATGTCTTTGTTAGTTATTGACCTGGGCAATTTGTTGAGAGAAAAAATGATTAAAGGATTAATTTCTTCTCAAGTCAAGATTAACTCTTAGCCCTCATTATGAGATAATTTGCAAAGGTCAAATTTAATTCATGAGCTATTAGATATGATTGTATTGTATGGTTGAGATCATTTGGATTCTACCGAAGTTGTACCTTTTATAGTAGCACAGATATATATTATATTTCTCTTTAGAGAACATGTTTTATATACATCTCAGAAATAACATGAATACTTTGTTAGTTATCTTTCAGTTTTAAATCCCACACAATTATTTGTGCCCATTCTTTCTACACTTGGTTCTGTTAAGTACTAAATATGAAGTGCGGACGCTGCCTATATTCATTACTCCTtctgatccaaaataagtgtcgcagttttgacCTAAGATTAGTTCAACCTTAGTTCAAAAgtgtgacacttattttggatcggagggagtagttgttaaaaAACTAATGTTCAAAGAATAATATCCTTAAAGTTTCCAAATTCCTGTCCATCACTTTCAGGTGATTTGTTGAAgctgcttgatgtttcatcagctgAAAATATTCTGCCGACAACATATGGTAGCTTACAGCCTCCTCTTGGAAAGCATCGCTTGAAGGTATGTGCTGCTTAATTTGTTTAGATGTACTGCTTTGAACTAGTCATAAAACGAGCACTGCTTTGTAGACATTTGAGCTATTATTAGTCATATGACTACTTATATGTTTCTTTACTCCCGCAAGGTAATTGCTATGCTTTCCATGTTATTATTGATGGTGGTTATTTTCCCTTTTCAGATTGTTGAGTTCATCTCTGTCCTACTGTCTATTGGTAGTGAAGTTGCTGAAATGCGTTTGATCGACCTAGGAGCAATCAAGCATGTTATAAATCTATTCTTTGAGTAAGTTACGCACTGCAATCTGCTTCACATAATCTTGTTAAAGAGCTGACAAAGAATTCACCATCAGGTACCCTTTCAACAATTTTTTGCACCATCATGTGGAGAACATCATCGTTTCCTGTTTAGAGAGTAAACAGGATCATCTGATTGCGCATGTTCTTGATGAATGTGAACTTGTTACAAGAATTTTAGAAGCTGAGAAGAACTCTGCTCTGTCAATAGATTTAACTAAGGTACAAAATAGTATGTCACTGTTGATTTCTTACTCTGAACCAGCTGATGGTTCTATTACTTTTCCTGCTGAAATACTCATTTATTACTCTCCTTGCAGCGTACCCTATCTTCAGAGGGAAGAACTCCACCAAGGGTTGGATTTGTTGGTCATATTACACGCATAGCCAACAAGCTCATTCAGCTGGCCAACAGCAACAGCACAATACAGTCACATTTGCAGGTTTAAATTTAATTGTGGATGGAAATTTTGCTACTATTTCCCTTGCTAGTAATGGATCCCTTGTGTGATGGGCACTATAGTAGACATGCAATGACATCTTGCCATATCTTGCCAAAATTTCTTTGTGTATTTACCTTGCCGCTATTATATGGCCTGCACTGAGCTTTGGTTGAGCCCATTACATTGAACTTTGTTACACTTAATTGGATTGCAGCAAAATTCTGGTTGGACTGAGTGGCATGCTAGTATCCTAACAAAGCGTAACACGGTAGAAAATGTTTACCAATGGGCTTGTGGGTAAGTGACACCTGACTTCTGTTTTATGTAACCATCTTCTGTAGCTCTGTATTTGCATGTGATTTTTTATTGAATCGTACGTTCTGTGTTGAGTTCTCCTTTTTTCATGGCTTCTATATGAATCATAATGCTGCTCTGTTAAATGAAAATGATACACACCAGTATGATTTGTCTTAAGAATGTGATGCGTTTAAGTGCATCAGTGCTGCTCTGATCTCCAAAAGTGTATTATGCATATTTATTGACTTGTCAGTCACTCACTTGTCAGAGGAACTTTTATCGGTAATGTTGTGTTTCTGCTCAATTGGGCTGCCTGAATTGTTGATTTTGGTTGCAAACAGTTGTCATAATTTTTTGCTCCATAGCTACTGCCTACTGCCCTGTTGTTCTGCTTTTTTATTTAGATGGACATATGACTATTCTTTATGATCAAATTGCACATCGAAGCTTGTGTGAATGACACTGCTTCAACAAAACTTTCGCTTCGACACAATTGCACGAAAGGAAAATACTATGATGTTTCACTTTTAATAATAATCAGTTGAAGGTGACCGAGTTTTCCTCAAATAGAGGAACCACTATTCTGGTCACCCATGCCTTGCATGCCCATATGACCTTAAGAACTTCAAAAAGGGCAAGAAAATATGCATGCATTTCatctactccttccgttcctaaatacttgtctttctaggcatttcaacaagtgactacatacggagcaaaatgagtgaatctacactctaaaatatgtctacatacatccgtatgtagtagtcatttgaaatgtctagaaagacaaatatttaggaacagagggagtatgttttTTGGGTGTTATTCCAGTGTCCAGACTTCATGTATGTGCTTAACTTGCTTTGTTAAATGTCCTGCATTATATGGGGAAAGTCATCTGCTGAAATATTTCTTTGGTCAGCCGGCCGACGTCAATGCAGGATCGAGGTAGGGACAGCGACGATGAAGACTTCCGAGATAGGGACTATGATGTGGCTGCACTTGCTAGCAATCTGAGCCAGGCATTCAAATATGGTATTTaccctagtgaaga
This window harbors:
- the LOC119356502 gene encoding serine/threonine-protein phosphatase 6 regulatory subunit 3-like, with the translated sequence MFWHVPGLSAASPVDTILDKENFKLEDLLDEDEIIQECKALNTRLINFLRDKVQVELLLRYIVEETPEDAEKKRIFRFPFIACEIFICEVDVILKTLVEDEDLMNLLFSFLKPDHPHGTLLAGYFGKVVICLMMRKTLPLMNYVKSHPEIVSQLVDLIGITSIMEVLIRLIGADETMYSSYADSMQWLDDIQVLEMIVDKFSSSDSAEVHANAAEILCAVTRYAPPALATKISSPSFVGRLFHHAFEDSRPKSVLVHSLSVCISLLDPKRLVSASYQAFRSQLSHGTLVTASPETVNGMLDSLGDLLKLLDVSSAENILPTTYGSLQPPLGKHRLKIVEFISVLLSIGSEVAEMRLIDLGAIKHVINLFFEYPFNNFLHHHVENIIVSCLESKQDHLIAHVLDECELVTRILEAEKNSALSIDLTKRTLSSEGRTPPRVGFVGHITRIANKLIQLANSNSTIQSHLQQNSGWTEWHASILTKRNTVENVYQWACGRPTSMQDRGRDSDDEDFRDRDYDVAALASNLSQAFKYGIYPSEDVDEAQASQERDDEDVYFDDEAAEVVINSLRLGDDPDSGGSLFTNSNWFAFDEDKALNDGPEASLSANLESPSPNVDDDDMDEVVLGDPIDDTKGSDSLLATSDRDLNEGSGQTVLSNGPVDKLENDIRPSTPDVKESPAECVEWTEEDAEPGEVSENTAVPCSEIGSEKVMDATDGVMPGTGQVGEEQGSENLVESLAPDTTVEKTLPHSPDVNSTGHSEPADGSANVESPLGEQKQEKEESQEK